From Vicinamibacterales bacterium:
CGATTTTATCGGTCTCAGTGGACTCATTACCCCGTCGCTTGATGAGATGGTCTATGTAGCCAAGGAGATGGAACGCCGAAACTTTTCGTTACCGTTGTTGATTGGTGGTGCCACGACAAGCCGGCAACACACGGCGGTTAAGATCGCGCCGGAGTACAGCCAGAGCACGGTCCATGTCCTGGACGCGTCTCGGGTGGTTGATGTTGTATCGAACCTGTTAAGTCCCACGGCCCGGGATGGGTTCGAAGCGGAGAACAGCCGTGCGCAGGCAGAGATTAGGAAGGCCTATGCCAACCGAAGCACGAAGCCTTTATTAACCTTCAAAGAATGTCGAGCCAATCGTCTCCGGTTTGATTGGACAACCGCCGAATTACCAGTGCCGTCGTTTACTGGTACGCGAGTAATAGACGATGTGCCACTGGATGAGCTCGTGCCCTACATCGACTGGACTTTTTTCTTCTCGGCGTGGGAACTCAAAGGGCGATTCCCTCAGATTCTTGACCATCCGAAGTATGGGTCAGCGGCTAGGGAACTATACGCTCACGCCCAGGCGCTCCTCGGCCGGATAGCAGATGAACGCCTCATTACGGCACGTGGGGTTTATGGATTCTGGCCGGCGGATGCCGATGAGGAGTCAATCGCCGTCTACACTGACACGGACCGAACACACGAGTTAGCTCGCTTTCCGATGCTTCGTCAGCAAGGGGTGATGGCTGACGGACGACCAAATCGATCTCTCGCTGACTATGTTGCGTCGCGTGACAGTAACCGCACCGACTATATCGGTGCCTTCGCTGTCACTAGCGGTTTGGGCGTGGAGGAGGTAGTGGCAGAATTTAAGCGAGACAATGATGACTACCACGCGATTATGGCGAAAGCCCTCGCTGACCGGCTGGCCGAGGCGTTCGCGGAGTACCAACACGCACGTGTCAGGCGCGAATGGCAGTACGGTGCAGCGGAGGAACTGACCCACGAGGATCTGCTCGCTGAGCGTTTCCGTGGTATCCGCCCGGCGTTCGGTTATCCAGCGTGTCCTGATCACAGCGAGAAGGTCAGGTTGTTTCGGGTACTCGATGCTGGGCGAGTGAGTATCAGCCTGACTGAGTCGTGCGCAATGATGCCAGCTGCCAGTGTGAGTGGGCTCTACCTTGGTCACCCGGAAGCGCGATATTTCACTGTTGGTCAGATTGGTCGAGATCAAGTGGAAGCCTACGCCACCCGTAAACAGCAGCCGGTGGATGAAGTCGAACGCTGGTTGACCCCGAATCTTGAGTAGGACACCTACTAGGTTTACCTTAGACTTGTGAGCGGTGATGGGGCCGATGAAATACCACATCAGGCAGCACTCGCTTCAGCAGGGTGCTCTGGAGATTCAGTATATCGAGGAGTATTTCGGTGAATTTCCCAGGCGGAAGACAGCGACCGAAGTGATTCAGCGTCTGGATGGTCGCGATCATCAAATCCTAATGGCCGAAGCGCCACTACCTAATGATCCAGCGACTGTTGTCCCTGTCTCCTACAAGGTAGCGCACGAACTAAGGCTCGAAGAGTCTGAACCGAAGCTCATAGATCTCGTTGTGCGGTTGACCAACTGTCTTGATTTTAACGAGCGGAAAATATTGTATAGCTGGATCGGGGCAACCCGTCGGGACTGGCGAGGTCAAGGGCATTTCCGCGCGCTCAGTGAAGAGCAGGAGGTCTGGGCACTAGACAACGGATTTGATGAGATTGTCGTGAAAACGAAGAATCAGTTCTATTCCATGAGAAGTGTGCTCGACAGTCTTGAGTTCAACGTTATTAAGTACGAGATCAATAAGCAAGATAACTGTGAATCGAAAGTCTATTTAAGCAAGCGACTCGCTCGAGAGGTTCTCAAACGTCACCAGAGCAGACGGTCCATTGTCCGGGTGTAGTCTCACTCTGCCAAGCTAGGTAGTACATATGAGATGCCTAGATCTGGTCGAACGATAACGGATTGGCTTTACCAACAATCGCTCTATTGGTCATTGGAAGCTGGTTGGTCGCCCTGTGCAAGCCGTGTTCGCGCCTTCTCAACATCTCGGTGAAAGACAAACAATGGATCGGCTGTATCTTGTTCGTCGGTGAAGTTGTAGTTTCGACCGCCGCGGACTTTTAGCTGCAACCTGTGATCGAGGTAGTCGATTTCGAATAACTCAACTTGGTCGAGCGGCACCGAAAATGCATCATCATGGGCGGTCTGGTAGTGGAAGCCCTGAAGGTTTGCCACCAGTTGTCCTTGGCAAGAACCAAACCGATGCTTATGAATGACGTCGACCGTCTCGTCGAGTCGCACAACTCGAAACTCGATGTTTAGTTCGACTGGCGTGTCAGAAATGTCGATGGTTCTGGCGATCCCTTCGTAGCCTTGTGCCGCAACGTTCAACTGGTGCTGCCCGGGTTCGAGGTTAGCCATGTCCAGCGGTGTATTGCCCAAAAATCTACGATTAAGGAAAACCTGTGCTCCGGTGACATCACTGGTCACTCGGAGGATATGGGTTGGTGGAAGTGGTTCAGGAGTTGGTTCTGGTTCGGCTGGCGGCGGTGTTGGGCGAACAGGCTCAGGTTCTGGTTCGGATTCAGGAGTGGGTTCTGGCGTAGGTAACGGTGTTGGAACGGTTTCAACAACATCCGCCTGTGGCTCCTCCTCAGGTGACAAAAAAAGAAAATAAGAACCGACGGCAACGGTCATAAGAAGTAGCAGGACGACGCGCCGTCCGCTAAGGCTAAACGAATTACCGCCTCGGTCTGAGCTAGTAGATGAATTTTCATCAAGAAAAGCCATAGACTCATGCTAGCACGTGCGGGGTGAAGATTCGTGAGCGA
This genomic window contains:
- a CDS encoding PEGA domain-containing protein, with translation MAFLDENSSTSSDRGGNSFSLSGRRVVLLLLMTVAVGSYFLFLSPEEEPQADVVETVPTPLPTPEPTPESEPEPEPVRPTPPPAEPEPTPEPLPPTHILRVTSDVTGAQVFLNRRFLGNTPLDMANLEPGQHQLNVAAQGYEGIARTIDISDTPVELNIEFRVVRLDETVDVIHKHRFGSCQGQLVANLQGFHYQTAHDDAFSVPLDQVELFEIDYLDHRLQLKVRGGRNYNFTDEQDTADPLFVFHRDVEKARTRLAQGDQPASNDQ